In Balearica regulorum gibbericeps isolate bBalReg1 chromosome 2, bBalReg1.pri, whole genome shotgun sequence, one DNA window encodes the following:
- the SEC61G gene encoding protein transport protein Sec61 subunit gamma, with amino-acid sequence MDQVMQFVEPSRQFVKDSIRLVKRCTKPDRKEFQKIAMATAIGFAIMGFIGFFVKLIHIPINNIIVGG; translated from the exons ATGGATCAGGTAATGCAATTTGTGGAACCCAGCCGTCAGTTTGTAAAAGACTCCATAAGACTTGTTAAAAGATGCACCAAGCCTGACAGGAAAG AGTTCCAGAAGATTGCCATGGCAACAGCAATAGGCTTTGCGATAATGGGATTTATTGGTTTCTTTGTCAAATTGATCCATATCCCAATCAACAATATCATTGT AGGCGGCTGA